The following coding sequences are from one Lolium rigidum isolate FL_2022 chromosome 6, APGP_CSIRO_Lrig_0.1, whole genome shotgun sequence window:
- the LOC124667451 gene encoding probable V-type proton ATPase subunit d, which yields MYSWEMLSFNIHDGFLEAIVRGNRSGLLTAADYNNLCQCETLDDIKMHLSATEYGPYLQNEPSPLHTTTIVEKCTLKLVDEYKHMLCQANEPLSTFLQYITYGHMIDNVVLIVTGTLHERDVNELLEKCHPLGMFDSIASLAVAQNMRELYRLVLVDTPLAPYFSECITSEDLDDMNIEIMRNTLYKAYLEDFYKFCAKLGGATAEIMCDLLSFEADRRAVNITINSIGTELTRDDRRKLYSNFGLLSPYGHEELAVCEDVDQVRGVMEKYPPYQSIFAKISYGESQMLDKAFYEEEVRRLCLSFEQQFHYAVFFSYMRLREQEIRNLMWISECVAQNQKNRVHDSVVFIF from the exons ATGTATTCGTGGGAGATGCTCTCCTTCAACATCCACGACGGCTTCCTGGAGGCGATCGTGCGGGGGAACCGCTCGGGACTCCTCACCGCCGCCGATTACAACAACCTCTGCCAGTGCGAGACCCTCGACGACATCAAGATGCACCTCTCCGCCACCGAGTACGGGCCATACCTCCAGAACG AGCCTTCTCCATTGCACACAACAACAATTGTGGAGAAGTGCACTCTTAAGCTGGTTGATGAATACAAACACATGCTGTGCCAGGCCAATGAACCTCTGTCTACGTTCCTACAGTACATAAC GTATGGGCACATGATTGATAATGTTGTCCTTATTGTTACTGGGACATTGCATGAAAGAGATGTTAACGAACTGTTGGAGAAATGCCATCCATTGGGCATGTTTGACAG CATTGCATCACTTGCAGTTGCTCAAAATATGCGTGAGCTTTACAGATTGGTTCTAGTTGATACTCCCTTAGCACCCTACTTCTCAGAGTGCATTACGTCTGAG GATTTGGACGACATGAATATTGAAATCATGAGGAACACACTCTACAAAGCTTATCTTGAGGATTTTTACAAATTTTGTGCG AAACTAGGTGGTGCAACAGCTGAGATTATGTGTGATCTCCTTTCATTTGAAGCTGACAGAAGAGCTGTTAACATTACAATAAACAG TATCGGGACTGAGTTAACTAGAGATGACCGCCGGAAGCTATACTCCAACTTCGGTTTATT GTCTCCATATGGTCATGAAGAGCTGGCTGTCTGTGAAGATGTTGACCAG GTGCGTGGTGTAATGGAAAAGTATCCTCCATACCAGTCTATTTTTGCCAAGATATCATATGGCGAAAGCCAGATGTTGGATAAGGCCTTTTACGAGGAGGAAGTGCGGAGGCTGTGCCTGTCATTCGAACAACAG TTCCACTATGCTGTTTTCTTTTCATACATGAGGCTGCGAGAGCAGGAGATAAGAAACTTGATGTGGATCTCAGAATGCGTCGCCCAGAACCAGAAGAACAGGGTCCATGACAGCGTCGTGTTCATCTTTTAA